The proteins below come from a single Megalops cyprinoides isolate fMegCyp1 chromosome 5, fMegCyp1.pri, whole genome shotgun sequence genomic window:
- the LOC118778250 gene encoding chemokine-like receptor 1, with the protein MEEIMLIDYEDYNVGNDTTETASEVVAFQSHRSHMTDILLVVNSAICLLGVSGNGAVIWIAGFRMRRTVTTTWYLSLAVSDFLFCMCLPFSVVFMATSHWPFGSAMCKLTSCILFLNMFSSIFLLVLISVDRCASVTFPVWAQNHRKVRKASVVVILAWVASATLSMPSMFFREVKVHGNGTLCFTNYHTPSAHGAVALSRFVCGFAVPFLVIVSCYSIIIQKLRGHRVTRSPKPFRVASALIAAFFICWLPYHVFVLLEINHTQHSVQVMKVGLEMGFTLAAANSFLNPILYMFMGDNFRQKLRCSSMLWRIENAMGEDGNASTRCVSRSASMDGKATLYV; encoded by the coding sequence ATGGAGGAGATTATGCTTATTGACTATGAAGATTATAATGTGGGGAATGACACCACTGAAACTGCAAGCGAGGTGGTGGCTTTCCAAAGCCACAGGTCACATATGACGGACATCCTCCTGGTGGTGAACAGTGCCATCTGCCTGCTGGGGGTCAGCGGGAATGGCGCCGTCATCTGGATCGCCGGCTTCAGGATGCGGAGAACTGTCACCACCACCTGGTACCTGAGTCTGGCCGTGTCAGACTTCCTGTTTTGCATGTGCCTGCCCTTCAGTGTGGTGTTCATGGCCACGTCACACTGGCCGTTTGGCTCCGCCATGTGCAAGCTCACCTCCTGCATCCTCTTCCTCAACATGTTCAGCAGCATCTTCCTCCTGGTCCTCATCAGCGTGGATCGCTGTGCCTCAGTCACGTTTCCAGTGTGGGCACAGAACCACCGCAAGGTCAGGAAGGCCTCGGTCGTGGTCATTCTCGCCTGGGTGGCATCTGCAACCTTGAGCATGCCCTCTATGTTCTTCCGTGAGGTCAAGGTTCACGGGAATGGAACCCTTTGTTTCACTAACTACCATACTCCCTCCGCTCACGGGGCGGTGGCTCTGAGCCGCTTTGTGTGTGGGTTTGCTGTGCCATTCCTTGTCATTGTCTCCTGCTACTCCATCATCATCCAGAAACTGCGTGGCCACCGGGTCACAAGGTCTCCCAAACCTTTCCGGGTGGCGTCCGCCCTCATCGCGGCTTTCTTCATTTGCTGGCTGCCTTACCATGTTTTTGTGCTTCTGGAGATAAACCACACGCAGCACAGTGTCCAGGTGATGAAGGTGGGCCTCGAGATGGGCTTCACCTTAGCTGCTGCCAACAGCTTCCTGAATCCCATCCTGTACATGTTCATGGGTGACAACTTCCGACAGAAGCTCAGGTGCTCCTCCATGCTGTGGCGGATCGAAAATGCGATGGGCGAGGATGGAAATGCCAGCACCCGCTGTGTCTCTAGATCAGCCTCTATGGATGGCAAAGCTACCCTGTATGTCTGA
- the LOC118777757 gene encoding iron-sulfur cluster assembly scaffold protein IscU-like, with product MATVARKSVSPLLFLNRRLSVPEIRTQSSYHKKVVDHYENPRNVGSLDKNAKNVGTGLVGAPACGDVMKLQVEVDNQGKIVDARFKTFGCGSAIASSSLATEWVKGKSIDDALKIKNTEIAKELSLPPVKLHCSMLAEDAIKAALADYRMKQQEGEAEAVKAAN from the exons ATGGCGACGGTTGCCAGGAAGTCTGTAAGTCCTCTGCTTTTCCTCAACAGACGGTTGTCTGTCCCGGAAATAAGGACCCAAAGCTCCTACCACAAGAAg GTAGTTGACCACTATGAGAACCCCAGAAATGTGGGTTCCCTGGACAAGAATGCCAAGAACGTGGGGACGGGTTTGGTGGGAGCACCAGCGTGTGGTGATGTCATGAAATTGCAG GTTGAAGTGGACAATCAGGGGAAGATTGTGGATGCACGCTTCAAGACGTTCGGCTGTGGCTCTGCTATCGCATCCAGCTCTCTCGCCACTGAGTGGGTGAAGGGAAAGTCT ATTGATGACGCTCTGAAAATTAAGAACACGGAGATCGCCAAAGAGCTTAGTCTTCCGCCAGTCAAGCTACACTGCTCCA TGCTGGCTGAGGATGCGATAAAGGCGGCCCTGGCAGACTACCGGATGAAGCAGCAGGAAGGCGAGGCAGAGGCGGTGAAAGCTGCCAACTGA